TTCGCCCGACGTTTACAATGATTTTTGGAAAACGCTGTTAAGTAAAAAGGTCATAAGCGGTGAAATTGTCAACAAAACAAAAGCGGGAAAGCTGCTCAATATTGACGGCACGGCGCTCTCAATCCTGAACGATCGGGGCGAGATCATCGGATTTATGGGCATTCAGCATGATATTACCGAACATAAGCAGCTGGATGAAGCCCTGCGCCGGTCCAAGGAAGACTGCGAAAAAGAAGTTATCGCGCGGACTGCCGAACTGGAACAGCTGCGGCGGCGGTACGAACTGGTCTTGAATTCCGCGGCCGAAGGGATCTTTGGCCTGGATCTCAATGGCAATCACACTTTTGTCAATCCGGCGGGGGCAAAACTGCTCGGCTACGAAGTGACGGAGCTGATCGGCCGGCCCAGCCATTCAACCTGGCATTACAAGCGGCTCGACGGCCGCCCGTATCCCAAAGAAGAATGCCCGATCTACGCTGCTTTCATGGAGGGGAAGGTACACCATGGCTCCGATGAAGTCTTCTGGAAAAAAGACGGCGCCAGCTTCCCGGTCGAATATATGAGCGTGCCGATCCTGGAGTCGGGCAAGATTGTCGGCGCGGTCGTGACTTTCAGCGATATTACCGAACGCAAGCAGGCGGAAGAGGAAAAGATAAAAGACGTGGAGCTGCACGAACGCGACCGGATGAAGACGGAGTTCCTCTCGATGGTCTCTCACGAGATGCGGACACCGATCACGCCGATCAACGGCTACCTACAACTGCTATTGTCCGGCAAAATTGGTCCGTTAACGCCCGAACAAAAACAGACGATGCTGCTGATGCAGAGACAGTCAAAACATTTGTTAATCCTGATCGACAGCATTATCGATGTTTCACGGATCGAAACCGGCCGGACGCTGGTGCTTTCGAAAACGCCGGTGTTCCTGGACGATTTGTTGAAGCGGGTGATCGAGGCCATGGGCGACCAGTTCGAGGAAAAAGGGATCGAGCTTAAGGCAGAGCTATCCGCGCACCTGCCGATCCTGGCCGATGAGGCCAAACTGGAGCGGGTGATCACGAATATACTGGGCAACGCGCTCAAATTTGTCCCCCGCGGCGGCTCGGTCGCGGTCGGCGCCCGGGTCGAAGCTGGGGCCGCCCGGGTCTCGTTCGCCGACAACGGCATCGGGATCGATCGGGAAAACCTCGAGAAAATATTTGAAAAGTTCTATCAGGTCGACAGCTCCAACACCCGGGCGGCCGGCGGGATCGGCATGGGGCTGACGATCGCCAGGGAGATCGTCGAAGCGCACGGCGGCAAGATTTGGGCCGAATCGGACGGTCTGGGCAAGGGTGCCGCCTTGATCTTCACGCTACCGGAGGAATAAGCCATAAAGCGCGCCTATTTCATCAAGACTTACGGCTGGCCACTTGGCCTGAAGTTTACCATAAGCTAAAAGCCGCCCTGGAATTAATTTTTAAGCTCTCATTAATTGACCAAGCTACCGGCTAAGATCGCAACATCCCTATATATTTTTACCTTGCGCGCTGCTGCTGCCTGCTATAAAGCGCTAATAACTCATTATTGCTTTTATTTGCTGAACAGCATCCGTTCTCCTTCCTTAGCAAACAAAACCAGCGTACAGCTCATTTATTCAGCCTTTGAGAAGAAGTCTCAAGCTCTTTGCGCCATGATTAATGATCAGCGTTCCTGCCCCTTCAGTTTGATTTAACGCTCATATTAAGCAGGAGGTAAAAAATAGCGGTCGTTAATTGATTTTATTAAAAATCACGCTTCCCATAGTTGGCCTTTTACCGTCGGGAGAACTCCCGCCCGCCGCCTCTTCGAGGCATTGTCCGCCGGAGGCGGACAATCTCCGCCAAAGGCGGGATGGCGGGCTTAGCTGGCCATTTTCCCCACTAACCGCAAACCGCTCCGTCACCTTTCAAGCCACGAACCATTTGCTAGCCGCTCCCTCCATCTTTACCCCCTCCCTTTCCCTCCGCTTTGAAAAACCCCGCCCCCCGGGAACAAGACAAGAGGAGTGGGAGAGTGACGGAAAGTCGGCAATATCCCTGGGGGTATTTCGCCATATCGACCGAAAAGTTCGCATAATCCCCTAAAAATAGCTTGATATTATAAGAAATAGTTGGTTCCAATAGTTTCTGGCAAGGATTTTGCTTTCTACTTTAGCGGAGCCAAACAAGAGGGGATAAACAATGCCAGGGAATGTTGAATACTTAACGTCTAACGAAATTAACGCGCTATTGTCCGCGATCGATGATACTCGCGATCTGGCGATTGTCCTTCTCTTTTTGAATACCGGGATATTTCTCAACGAGCTGGTTAGTTTAAAAACCGATTCAATTAATTGGGAAAAGAAGATACTCGCGGTTGCCGGTAATAGGGGGCGAGAGATTCAATTAAACGATCAACTCTTTGAGGCTTTGGCCAAATGGTCCAAAGTTAGAGTGAATACTCAAATCACCGCGTTGTTTACGACCACCAAAGGAGAGGTCAACGCTCTCTCTGCCCGAACGGTCGATCACCTTATCCGCAAATATGCCGCCCAGGCCGGGATCGGCAAAAAGGTTAATGCCAAGATGCTCCGGCATACTTTCGCGGCCAGGCTCTGCCGGGAAGAGGTCTCGATCGACCGGGCGGCCGCCATTCTTGGGATTACCGACGCTGAATCGATCAGCCGCTATATTAAAGTGGCAAAAGAGCCGCCGAAAGTCAACCTCGTTCCAGAAGAGGTCGATACTCGCCCAATATTAGTTAAATTCCTAACCAAACTCTTTCCAACCAAGCCGAAGATTGCCAAGCCGCTTACCACTATCAAAGGAGCGATTCTCCCTAGCCCAACCGAAGTTGCTTTTGGGCGGGAGGGGGTAATTGAGGATATCAAGGGACATCTCAAGAAAGGGCAGTCGGTTCTTTTGACCGGCCAGGTGGGGATTGGGAAAACGCATCTCCTTAAAAATATTGCCGGATCATTTGGCGCCACCACTTTTTACTTTTCCTCTCCTTCGCCGATGCGTGATCTGCTCAAACAATTGCATGAAAAGCTAAATTGTCCGGGCGATAAGCTAAACGGCCGCTCTTCTTCAAAGGAGATCGTTGGTCAGATTACCTCTGCTCTCGAAGCCCCAAAAACCATTCTGATCATCGATAACCTGGATAGTTTGAAAGCGTCGGATATCGAGACTTTTCTTACGCTTCTCGAGAAGTTTACTATCCTGGGGGCGGTTGAAGAGCCGAAACCGAAGCTCAAGTCGGTTTGGTGGAAGTTCAAGCGGATCGACCTGAAACCATTGAGCGAAGAGGCGGCCAAAGAGTTGATCCGCTACTTGACCCAGAATCTTTCCATCACCGATTACGAGATGCTCGAGACCAGGATTCTTTCTTTGTCCAACCATCTGCCGGTCGCTATTGTCGATATGATCCACCAGGTCAGCCACCGGCCGGTGGTCAATAAAGAGGTTATTCGCGATGTTTATCATGAGGCGGGAGTTTATTTTCGCGACTGGACCCCCGTCATCATCATTCTTTGGGGGATGGTGATAGCCTTCCGGTTTGTGGCTCTTGGCATGCACAGCTTTGAAGGGTACATCTTGGCCGGCTTTGGTACCGCTCTGCTCGCGACGGTGCGGGTTTTTATGTTCAAGATGAAATAGCAACTGTCCGACGTCAAGGAAGTCCGATGTCCGAGGTCAAAGGATGGGAATTGTGAAAATAGAAAAATTTGAAGATATTAAAGCCTGGCATGAAGCTAGAGAATTAACAAAAAGCATTTATGCTCTGACCTCAAAGGGAAATTTTGACAAAGATTTCCGCTTAAAAGATCAGATTAGAAGCGCGGCCGCTTCCATAATGGCGAACATTGCCGAAGGATTTGACGCGCAGTCGGACTTGGAATTTATCAAGTTTTTAATTTACTCTAGACGATCGGCTTCTGAAGTCCAATCTCATCTCTATGTCGCCTTAGATCAGGCGTATTTGTCGGAAGAATATTTTCGAAAGCTTTCCGATGACATCGTTAAAACAAAGAATCTTATTTACGGTTTTATTAGATATTTGCAAAAAACGAATAAAGGAGGAAAGACGTCTAGCCTGGGGCTTCGGACTTAGGACTTCGGACGTCGGACATTTTATGCTCGCGCCGACCCATGGAATCTTTGGTATTTTTCTGACGCTGATCGTCCTGGCGATCTTTGGCGTTCAGTGGAGCCTGCACTGGACGATCATCTTATTTGCCGTCATTGGCTCGATCATGCCGGATATCGACCACCCCAATTCCACCATCGGCCGGATATTCTATTTTATTTCCGTTCCCCTTGAGCGGCGATACGGCCATCGGACCGTCACTCATTCCCTGATCGGCTGGGTTATTTTTTCAGCAGTATTTAGTTTCTTGTCCGTATTTGTAATTTGGTTATTGGGCTTTGTTTGTGATTTGGGCTTTGGAGCTTGGGATTTAGTCCCAAGATGGATCGCTTCGTTTAGCATTAGTTACTTGTCTCATCTGATCCTTGATATGTTCAATCTCCGTGGTTCCCAGATGTTTTGGCCCGATCCCGGGCGGGATGTTATTCCCAAAAACCCGAAATTCCGGCTGGAGTCGGGGGCTAAAGCGGAAGTTCTGGTCTTTTTTATCCTGGTTATTCTAATGGTCCTGGCATTTCCTTTGTCTAAATTCGGTTTGGCCAGCTCTCTGCGTTGGCTCCTGGCGACCCCCGGGTCAGCGATCCAGGAGTTTAAAACCCTCAAGACGCATGCTTACCTCGATTTCAAAGGAGTCTTGAATGAAACCAAAGAGCCGATCGCCGGGCGTGGGGAAGTTCTAGATGTTAACAACCAGCGGCTGGTTGTTCTCTTTGAAGGAAATATTTATACCTTAAGCGATGAACTTGCCGCCGATATCTTCGCTTCTCATGTCCGGGTCAAAAAGAGTGACCGGCCGATCAAGATTGAACGGCGGGAGTTTAGAGATAAAAGCCGGGAAGCGCTTCTGGCCGGAATTCCTTCCGGCGGGCTGGTTTCCGGTGTTGTTCATTTGCCGGAAGAGATGTCTTTGAAGATCCCGGTTAGCGAAGGGACCTATAAAGCCATGGAGCAAAAAGGGAACGATCTGGTCCTGACCTATGCTTCCCGGCGGCAGATCGAGAAGCTGGCACTGACACAGGAGTATGAAATGAAGAACAGGCGGAATCTGGCGGAGCTTTCCCGGTTAAACGCCCAGGCCAGAAAGGTTCGGGGAGAGATAGCGGCACTCGATGATAACGGGCTGACCGCTCTTGGAAAGGAGGTTTTAGTCGATAGGGAAGAAGAGGAAAAGCAGGGAACGCGGCTAGCTGAATTAACCAGCCAGCTTGAGGAGCTAAATGTTCGGATCGATGAATTGAAGCTTAAACTTGCCGCCGGCCGACCGCTCTTTTCCGGCGAAGTTTATATTAGGCAATAGGCATGATTGACAGTTTATTAATAAAAAAGGAGCTTCTTGTTTATTTATCCCCAAGGGAAAGGCAAATTATTGAAATGCGCTATGGATTATTAGATGGACGCGAAATGACATTGCAGGCGATCGGCGATGTTTTCGGCGTCTGCCGGGAAAGGATCAGGCAAATTGAAAGAAAAGCACTTAGAAAGTTAAAGCATCCAAGTCGATTGAAAAAGATTAATCGCTCTGTTTGATTCTTGTTTTTTTGTTGTTTTGGTTGTTGAGTTTTGTTTGGTCCTTGTTTCTTGGTAATTGGTTATTGAGATTTATTTGGTAATTGTATCTTGGTGTTTGGTTATTAATTAACAGGAGGTGGAACATGGTTTTCGATCTTGAAGAAAGAACAACAACCTTTGCCAGAGCCGTAATAAGACTATGCAAAAGTCTACCCAGAAATCCCATGAACGATCGCTTAACCGGGCAGGCCGTAGGCTCGGCTGGATCGGTTGGGGCAAATTATCGGGAAGCTAACGATGCTCTCGGCAAAAAAGATTTTCTTCAGCGAATGAAAATCTCACGGCGTGAAGCCAAAGAAATTCATCATTGGCTATGTTTAATTGAAGAAGCGAATGAGTATAAACGGCAGGAAATAGCACCGTTGTTAAAGGAATCGAAAGAGTTGATCAAAATTCTTTCGGCAATTATCAATCGTTCAGAATAGTTCCGGTGTTTGGTTTTTTTGGTTATTTTGTTTTGGTTATTGAGTTTTGTTTGGTTATTGTCTCTTGGTAATTGGTTATTGAACAATAGGAGGTTGTCAGTCATGAAAAAGATCGTATCAGTGTCGTTAATAGTTATTAATTTGATTGTCCTTGGAAATTTGTCATTTGCCTCCGAATACCGTCTTGGCCCCTACGATACTCTTGAGCTTGAGGTAATCAATCACCCAGAACTAAAGACCAAGCAGACTGTTGCTCCCGATGGGCAGGTCTCTTTGCCGTTGTTAGGAGTTGTTTCGGTCGAGGGTCAGTCGCTAAAAGGCTTCCAACGGTTTCTGACCAACAATTATTCCGCTTATCTTGATAAGCCGCAAGTTGTGATTGGCCTGACTCCAAAGCCGATTTATGTTGTACAATATGACTTGAAGAAGGATACTTGGGAAGTAAAGAAGGCCGGTTCGATTGATGAAGCGAAAGCCTATGCCAATCTCGATCCGACCTTGACGATTGAGCACGGCAATGTTTATAAGATTACGATGGGGAGTAAGCCGGACTTCTGGGAAGAGAATTGGTACAAGGTTCTTACTGGCGCGGCGGTTGCAGTTGGGATATATGCGACGTTGAATAAATAGGACCAAAACGATGAGGGCCTTAATTTAAGTGACCTAGTATGAATATTGCCCAAATAGAAAAAAATATGCAAAAGCTTGTAAATTCCATACATAAGGATAACTTTATCTATGAATTTCTCGAGGCATATGGGATACCAAAGGCATCTATCGCGAGACTTAAAAAAGGAGGATTAAACCTTTCGAAGGTTGAAGGCGAAATATTATGGAAGAAGAAAGTATTCTTTAAACAATTGATAGGTGACCATCTCCACGAGACTATTGAAAGTATTAGAGAGAAAGAAAAAGCAACAAAACACAATCCCCGCTTCATAATAGTAACCGACTTTATAACCTTACTTGCAATTGATACGAAAACCAACGATACACTTGATATCCCTATCCTTGAAATAGCAAGACATTTTGACTTCTTTTTGCCCTGGGCTGGGATGGAAAAGGCTCGCCATCAAAACGAAAACCCCGCAGACGTAAAAGCAGCCGAAAGAATGGCAAAGCTATATGATGAAATAAAACGAGAGAACCCAACTAAAACTCTGGGGGAGGCGCATAGCCTAAATGTCTTTCTTTCTCGACTCTTATTTTGCTTCTTTGCAGATGATACTGATCTTTTCAAGAAAAATCAGTTTATTAACGCGATAAGTAGCCACACGCAGGTTGATGGTAGCGACCTACAAGCATATCTTGATAAATTGTTTGAGGTTCTTAATACAGAACCAGGAAAGCGGAAAAAGCTCCCTGCCTACCTTGAAGGGTTTCCTTTTGTTAATGGTGGTTTGTTTCGTAATAAATATGGTTTGCCTGTTTTTACAAGGCGAAGTCGACAAGAGATCATTAATTGTGGGCTGCTGGACTGGTCGGTTATTAATCCAGATATATTTGGTTCAATGATGCAGGCGGTTGTAACCCCAGAGCACCGTGGTGGGGTAGGAATGCACTACACCAGCGTTCCTAACATAATGAAGGTGCTTCGGCCTTTGTTCTTGGATGAGTTGAACGAAGTGCTTGACGTCAGCATGGGAAATCGCAAAAAACTTGAAGCATTATTGATTCGCGTCCAAAACATTAAGGTGTTTGACCCGGCCTGCGGCAGCGGGAATTTCTTGATTATCGCCTATAAGGAATTGCGAAGACTGGAAATGAAAATCTTTAGGGCTTTAAGTAGCCTGGCTTTTTCAGATATTCGATTGAGCAACTTTTATGGGATTGAACTGGATGATTTTGCCCACGAAGTGGCAATATTATCGCTATGGCTGGCAGAGCATCAGATGAATCAGGAATTCTTTAAATCTTTTGGAAGGGGAAAGCCTGCTTTGCCACTAAAGGAAATGGGGAATATTGTTCATGGCAATGCTGCCAAAATTGATTGGGAAGAAGTTTGCCCAAAAAGTACGGGGAAGGAAATATACGTTTTAGGAAATCCGCCATATCAAGGCTCAAGGAAGCAAAATAAATCACAAAAAGACGACCTAGCATTGGTGTTTTCTGGTTTCTCAAAATATAAAGATCTTGATTATATTGCCATATGGTTTTATAAGGGAGCAAAGTATATACGAGAATCTGACGCTAAACTTGCGTTTGTTTCAACAAATTCTATTTGCCAGGGTGAACAGGTGTCTTTGATATGGCCCACGATATTCGGACTTGGTCTCCAGATATGTTTTGCTTATACATCTTTTAAATGGAAAAACAATGCAAGAGACAATGCCGGGGTGACTGTGATTATTGTTGGCTTATCAACGGCAATAGCCCAAGATAAGTTCATATTTAGCGATTCTATCAAACATAAAGTGCATAACATTAATGCATATTTAATTTCCGGAGAGAGCAACACATTTGTTTATTCCAGAACCACCCCCTTATCAGATATGCCAACAATGAATTTTGGAAACATGCCTGCTGACGGCGGAAAGCTGTTGTTCACTACGGAGGAAATGAATGACTTTGTTTTAAAGGAACCTATTTCTAAAAAGTGGTTTAAGAAGCTAATTAACGCTCAGGAATATCTTAATGGTAGGGAGCGGTGGTGTCTTTGGTTGGAAGGAATAGCTAACAAGGAATTGCGTATGATGCCCAAAGTCTCGTCTGTTGTTAATTGTGTAAAGGAAATTAGAAAGAAATCATCCCGGCCACAACTGGCCAAAACCCCTCATTTGTTTGCTCAAATAACTCAGCCCCAAAATAAGAGTTGCATTATTGTTCCGAGGGTATCTTCGGAAAGCCGAAAGTATATTCCCATTGATTATCTTGATGGTGAAAACAAGGTTACAGATTCATTCTTTACTATTGTTACTGACCGGTTAGAAGTATTCTCTATTGTTACTTCTTACATGCATATGGTTTGGCTGGCCTACATTGGGGGTAAATTGGAAACAAGATATCAATACTCAAAGAATGTCGTTTACAATACTTTTCCGATCCCCTTGATTTCCGTTAACCAAAAGAAGGAATTAGAGAAAAATGTTTACCGAATTCTAAAAGAAAGAGAAATGCATAGTGAAAAAACACTCTCACAATTATATGATCCTGATAAGATGCCAGAAGGGTTGCGCGAAGCCCATCACCAGAACGATCTTGCAGTAGAAAGCTGCTATCGTAGCCAGCCCTTTGAAAGTGATGAAGAACGATTAGAATGTCTTTTCAAACTCTATGAGCAAATGATTGCAGATGAAAAGACCAAGGGGACTTTGTTTGAAGCAGAATCAAAAACCAAAAGAAAAAGGAAGTAATTATGCCAGATATAGTTCATGTGACTTATTCACAAACAGGGCAAAGTTCTAAAACTAACGCTTTAGGCATGCGTGAAATGCAAGAGAAAGCATTCCAGTCAAGGGATGCTCAGTACTTGTTACTAAAAGCGCCTCCTGCCTCGGGTAAGTCGAGGGCATTAATGTTTATTGCCCTTGATAAGATTATGCATCAGGGGCTTAAAAAAGTGATTGTCGCGGTTCCAGAAAGGTCGATCGCGGGATCATTCAGTAAGACGAATTTAAAGGATTATGGATACTTTGCCGATTGGGACCCAAATCCTAACTACAATCTTTGCACCCCCGGGCTCGATGGGAGCAAAACAAAAGTGCAAGCTTTTAAGAACTTTCTGGATAATGATGAGAAGATTATGATCTGTACTCACGCAACGCTGCGTTTTGCCTATGAAGAAGTGGATGAATCAAGGTTCAACAATATTCTATTGGTTATAGATGAGTTCCATCATGTGTCGGCAGATTACGATAGCCGCTTGGGTGAGGTGTTGCGCTCAATTATGCAACATACAAGTGCTCATGTTTTTGCTATGACCGGCTCATATTTTCGCGGAGACACTGTGCCTGTCCTCTTGCCAGAAGATGAGGCCAAATTTACTAAGGTAACTTATAACTATTATGAACAGCTAAATGGCTACATATATTTAAAATCGCTTGGTATTGGTTACCATTTTTATCAAGGCCAATATACTTCAGCCATAATGGATATATTAGACACAAACAAGAAAACTATTTTACACATACCAAACGTAAACTCTGGGGAATCGACTAAGGATAAGCATAATGAAGTCGATACTATATTAGATGCTATTGGGGAAGTTCAAAGAGTAGACCCCGACACACAAGTTATATATGTGAAACGGCATGGAGACGGTAGAATACTTAAGGTTGCTGATCTGGTAAATGATAATCCAAGCGATCGAGACAAGATTATTACCTACCTCCGCAACATGAAAACACTTGAAGATATGGATCTAATAATTGCATTAGGCATGGCAAAAGAGGGTTTTGACTGGCCATTTTGCGAGCATGCATTAACTGTTGGCTATAGAGGTTCTTTGACAGAAATTATTCAGATAATTGGGCGTTGTACAAGAGATAGCAGCAATAAAAGCCATGCCCAGTTCACGAATTTAATCGCTCAGCCTGATGCCGCAGACGCTTTAGTAAAGCTATCTGTGAATAATATGCTGAAAGCTATAACGGCCTCTCTATTAATGGAGCAGGTATTGGCGCCAAACTTTAAGTTTAAAACCAAACTATCAGATGAGGACAAGTCCGCTCCTAGTGAAATCAAAATTAGAGGACTCAAGCTGCCAAGCTCAAAGAGAGTAAACGACATAATTGAATCTGATTTGAATGATTTAAAAGCAACCATCTTGCAGGACGACACAATGTTGAAGGCAATGCCTGGTAATGTTGATCCTGAAGTAATCAATAAGGTGTTAATCCCCAAGATTATTAAGCTTAGGTATCCTGACTTGTCAGAAGAGGAGGCAGAAGAGGTTCGTCAGTATGTGGTTGTTGATTCCGCGATCAAAACCAGCGAAATAAAGGATTCGGGGGGGAAAAGATTTGTCAGAATGGCTGGTCAATTTGTAAACATTGATGACCTTCATATAGATCTAATCGATAAGATCAATCCTTTTCAAAAAGCGTTTGAAATACTATCAAAATCAGTAACGACAAGGGTTTTAAAGGTTATTCAAGATGCTATTGAGGCCACAAGAATTCAAATGACTATGGAAGAAGCAGTAATACTCTGGCCGAAAATCAATGAATTTGTTAAAACATTCAATAGGCAGCCAGGTATCCAATCCTCGGACCCGTTAGAAAGAAGAATGGCGGAAGGAATTATCTATTTAAAGGATCAAAAGCGAAGAAAGCAAAATGGACAATAATAGGATACTGGAAGAAATATTCAACAATGACCCGTTGGGTTTATTAAATATTAAGCCAACGTCTTCGCCACAGCAGAGTAAGGATGAAAGACTCATTGCGACATTTTATAAAATTAATGAATTCTATGAAAAGAACAACCGTGAGCCCCAACAAGATGGGAGTATCCAAGAATATCAATTATATGCAAGATTAAAGGCCATTAGGGACGACCGGTCAAAAAGTAAAATGCTTGTTCCTTACGATAACCATCTTCTGCTGAATGTCGAGCATAAACAAATTAATACATTGGAGGATGTTGTAAAAGATGATGTGTTAGGGCTGCTTGAAGATGATTCCGAAGGCTTATTTAATATTAAGCACATTGGGGTCCAGGATGAAAGAGCGAGCGCTGATTTTGTTGCCCAGCGGAAACCATGTAAAGACTTCGATAAATACGAGCCAATATTTAGGGCGGTCCAGGAGGATTTGGCGCAGGGTAAGAGAAAAATAATCATGTTTAAGGAAGATGTCCTTCGGGAGGGCGGCTTTTATGTCCACAATGGCGTTTTGCTCCAATTGGAAAAAGTTGAATTTAAGCAAGGGGTGGCCCCGTTCAAAAGTGGGGATAGATTACGGAAGGATGGCAGGACAAGAGTAATATTTGAAAATGGAACAGAGTCCAATATGCTCTATCGCTCCCTATATAAAGCTTTGCTTGCAAATGGAAGGGCAGTATCAGAAAACGTAGATCGTGTAAATGAGAGCTTTGTTGAGAGATTTAGTAATATTACTAATGAGGACGAAGCGGCCGGTTATATCTATATACTCAAGTCGAAAAGCGAAAAAAAGGAGATCAGGGAAATAAAACATCTCTATAAGATAGGATATTCAAAGACAACAGTTGAGGATAGGATTATCAATGCTAATCAGGACCCAACATATTTAATGGCTGATGTGCAAGTTCTTATGGTCTTTAAGTGTTTCAACCTTAACCCCCAGAAGCTTGAAATGTTGCTACATAACTTTTTTGGTAAATCCTGTTTGAATATTGATGTGTTTGATGCGGTTGGTATTCGGCA
This window of the Candidatus Margulisiibacteriota bacterium genome carries:
- a CDS encoding DEAD/DEAH box helicase family protein; this translates as MPDIVHVTYSQTGQSSKTNALGMREMQEKAFQSRDAQYLLLKAPPASGKSRALMFIALDKIMHQGLKKVIVAVPERSIAGSFSKTNLKDYGYFADWDPNPNYNLCTPGLDGSKTKVQAFKNFLDNDEKIMICTHATLRFAYEEVDESRFNNILLVIDEFHHVSADYDSRLGEVLRSIMQHTSAHVFAMTGSYFRGDTVPVLLPEDEAKFTKVTYNYYEQLNGYIYLKSLGIGYHFYQGQYTSAIMDILDTNKKTILHIPNVNSGESTKDKHNEVDTILDAIGEVQRVDPDTQVIYVKRHGDGRILKVADLVNDNPSDRDKIITYLRNMKTLEDMDLIIALGMAKEGFDWPFCEHALTVGYRGSLTEIIQIIGRCTRDSSNKSHAQFTNLIAQPDAADALVKLSVNNMLKAITASLLMEQVLAPNFKFKTKLSDEDKSAPSEIKIRGLKLPSSKRVNDIIESDLNDLKATILQDDTMLKAMPGNVDPEVINKVLIPKIIKLRYPDLSEEEAEEVRQYVVVDSAIKTSEIKDSGGKRFVRMAGQFVNIDDLHIDLIDKINPFQKAFEILSKSVTTRVLKVIQDAIEATRIQMTMEEAVILWPKINEFVKTFNRQPGIQSSDPLERRMAEGIIYLKDQKRRKQNGQ
- a CDS encoding GIY-YIG nuclease family protein, giving the protein MDNNRILEEIFNNDPLGLLNIKPTSSPQQSKDERLIATFYKINEFYEKNNREPQQDGSIQEYQLYARLKAIRDDRSKSKMLVPYDNHLLLNVEHKQINTLEDVVKDDVLGLLEDDSEGLFNIKHIGVQDERASADFVAQRKPCKDFDKYEPIFRAVQEDLAQGKRKIIMFKEDVLREGGFYVHNGVLLQLEKVEFKQGVAPFKSGDRLRKDGRTRVIFENGTESNMLYRSLYKALLANGRAVSENVDRVNESFVERFSNITNEDEAAGYIYILKSKSEKKEIREIKHLYKIGYSKTTVEDRIINANQDPTYLMADVQVLMVFKCFNLNPQKLEMLLHNFFGKSCLNIDVFDAVGIRHTPREWFIAPLSAIEQAIKLIISGEIVNYRYDGDNEIIINR